The following nucleotide sequence is from Drosophila kikkawai strain 14028-0561.14 chromosome 2L, DkikHiC1v2, whole genome shotgun sequence.
AACAGTGTGGCAGATGAAAATGTTGCATTCAACCTAAAAAATCCCAACAAGTtgaaatttcctaaaaaatccagAATTCCAATTTTCATCGGATAATCAGCGGATTTCCAGAAAAAGTTAAGAAACTAAATATTtcagtaaatataaaaacaacaatcggtattttttaattaaaaataaatatataccgTGACTTTTTCCCAAATACTGATATTGCGATAGTTTGCAATTAAGTATGACCGTAGATAGTTTCGAAATGCGcactttttaaaatagaaaagagGAATTTCGTGAAATATATTCCAAATTTTGACCAAAATCcacttcatattttttaaatatgcttCAACTCTTGTTTCGTCTTcttttattatacaaaaacTGTACAAGTCGCATTTATCACAGTGAAAACTGAagattgttttttaaatgaaataaaatttaactaaGCAAAAATAGAGATGGTAACTGGGGGATGTTGCTTAAAACTATAACTATACAAAAATGATttagttcttcttcttcttcttgtctGGCTGGGCCAAGCCTTGAGTTTCTTGGTATTGGCGGACGATCTGTTCTTGGATATCTGGAAGGCAGGGCGAGTACCGAGAGTACTCCATGGTGAACTCACCCTTGCCCTGGGTACTCGATctgaaaaacacaacaaaatatcaattaatatAATTGTGATTTAAACTTTACTTTATCCCCTCACCTCAGCTCGCCGGCATAGCCAAACATATCATTGAGAGGCACCTCAGCATAGACCGTGAACCAGCCTTCGGTTCCCTCTGTGCCGGTGATAATGCCATGCCTCTTGCTCAGATGACCCATCACAGCGCCCTGGAACTCCTCGGGAGCGGTGACTTCCACCAGCATAATGGGTTCCAAGATCTGCCAGCTGCCATTTTGGAAGACATCCTTGATGGCTCCATGGGCGGCCAACATGAAGGCCAGCTCACTGGAGTCCACGATGTGGTGACCACCATCCTGAAGGCGGAACCGAATGCCAGATAGCTTGTGGCCCGAGAGCATACCCTTCTCAGCCATTTCTCGGTAGCCTAAAAAGCATAAAAGTTAAGtctcaaaataaaattcaaaatattgaAGTACTCACCCTTTTCCACGCCAGGCACAAATTGTTTTGGCACATTTGTGCCCACAGTTTCGTCCACAAACTCCAGGAGGGTATTTTGATTGGGCGGCAGTGGCTCCATGACTCCAATAATTCTGGCATATTGACCCGATCCTCCAGACTGTTTCTTATGCAGATAATCAAACTCACAGGGTCCAACCAGCGTCTCCCTAAATGCCACCTTAGGCTTACCCAGCGTCACTGGGCAGCCGTACTCCCTCTCCATACGCTGGGCATAGATCTCCAAGTGCAGTTCACCCATTCCAGAGACAAGGGTTTCCTTGACATCGTTATCGAAAAAGAAGTGGAAGGTGGGATCCTCTTTGGTGAATCTCGCAATGGCCTTTGAGAAGTTATCCCTGTCCTTGGAGTTGTTTGGTTTGATGGCCATTGAAACCACAGGTTCTGGCACAAAAATGGATTCCATGGCCAGATTGTCCTTGGGATTGGTAGTGAAGGTGTCACCAGAGGCGCAATCCACTCCAAATAGAGCGAAAATATCGCCGGCATAGACCTCGTTGACATCCTCCATTTGGTTGGAGTGAAGGCGAACGAGGCGAGCGATACGCACCTTCTTGTTGGTGCGAGCATTGAAGATGTTGTCGCCCTTCTTTAGCACACCCTGGTAGCACCTGAGGTAGGTCAGTTGTCCAAATCGTCCCGCTTCCAGTTTGAAGGCCAAGCCCACAAACGAATCCTTGCCATCGCGAGCCGGGTTCAAGACTATCTTCTCTGGTTCTTGTCCCTCCTTTTCGATGAAGCCCAGATTCTCCACCTCTCCGGGATGGGGCAGGTAATCCAGTACAGCGTCCAGCAGGGGCTGAACACCCTTGTTTTTCAGGGCAGTTCCCACCAACACCGGCGTAAAGGTCCTTTTGATGCAGGTTCGCCGCAAGGCAGCTCTCATGTCATCCTCCGTGAAGGGTTTCTCCTCCAGGAAGAACTCCCCGAACGTGTCATCGGCATTGGAGAGATGCTCAATGAGTTCCTGCCTCCTCTCCTGGCTCTCCACACGCATATCCTGAGGGATTTCGTCCAGCCGCACATTCATGCCATGTTCGCCGTCGAAATATATGGCACGTTCCCTTACCAAATCCACAATTCCCTTGCAGTTGCTCTCCACCCCAATGGGCAGTTGGATAAACGCAGCATTATGATTCATTTTGGACCTCATTTGCGACAGGACTCTGTAGGGATTCGAGCCCAGGCGATCCAGTTTGTTGATAAAAGCCAGACACGGGACATTGTATCGCTTCATCTGCCTGTTGACGGTCAGGGTTTGGCTCTGAACTCCACCGACGGCGCAAAGAACCAGCACGGCGCCGTCTAGAACGCGAAGAGCACGCTCCACTTCCACGGTAAAGTCCACATGTCCCGGTGTATCAATGATATTGATATTGGTGTCCTTCCACAGGGTGTAGGTGGCCGCCGACTGGATGGTGATGCCGCGCTGCCGCTCCAGCTCCATGCTGTCCATGGTGGCACCGACATTGTCCTTGCCCCGCACCTCGTGCATCTCAGCAATCCGGCCCGTGTAGAAGAGTATCCTCTCCGTCAGAGTCGTCTTACCACTGTCTATATGCGCCGATATGCCTATATTTCGGATCTTCTCGATCGGCTTGTGCTCCGAGAACTTGGCATGCGAGCTGTAGCCGGCCTGCAAggtaatatattaattttatttgcttttcttACAATTACATAACGAGCCGTTGGTTTTTGGCTCGTTTTTCTTTGTTCAACTTACTTTGCCCAGAGTTTCCAATGCCCTTACGCGCAGGGCATGGTTCCCGGTCAGCAATCGTGTAATTAGCGACATCCTGgctagtttttaattaataaatctggatttaattaaaaaacacgCGCACGAGGGGACAGTTACCAAACCAGTGTGACCAGTGCGGAGACCGCCAAAATATACCATCATGTGGCTTCAAATATACTaaataaggaaataataaTAGGGCTGCATATAATACCGTTAATTTCAAATAGGTTTGTTTGCAAAGTATTAAGtgtacttttaattaaaaattaaagataatcattatttaaatttaaatttctttgaatgcaaataattattttaaataattggaAAATGATCCAAGAAATCTtaccaagaaaaaaatatattttaattttttttgaaccctttattattattacctaCTAACTAAATATGCAAAAAgaagctttatattttatttatattattatattatatttatcttatattttatattaatttatgaaatttcatCAATTTTTTCATAGACAAAGaatcaatatttttgttatacatctcaccttaaattaaacaattaaaaccaaGCACTTCCCctctcaaaataattaaactttattgtatatattacatttatatttcaacaAATTCCTTTAGTAGGGAGGTAATACGATTACAAGATTGGTTTTCGGAGTTATCTCTTTGATATGTTGACAGGCAATTCATTTGTTGTGCCACATCGCACATTTCGGATGTTTTATATACGCAAAATGGGACGGTTGGTGGTACATACAGACATCATGGGTTTTAATATGGATTATAGACACACACAGATATACATAATTGTTATACAGGTACACGAATTTATGCTAAAAATGTAGTTAAATCATTGACTCAAACGGATGTTTCTGTTGGTGTAAGATATCCACGCCACAATTGCTTCGACGTATTAAATTTTGGGTTCTGCAATggtgaaattttaaattaataattataaaacataGATTTGGAATGCCAAATAATAACCTAGACTGACTCTTATCTATTTACGTACAGCTTAAATCAGGGAAATATGTAAAGATGCACAATACAGACGTCTAACACGATGCTAATAGAGCTATGAAGGCTTTGATTTTTTGAAAACAGAGTTTGAAGAGTATCAAAAAtagttgcatttatttacattttaaaatctataaattttgAAACTTCAAACTCTGTTTCGCAATCATTATGAACGGATTTGGTGCTATTTATATGAACGTTCAGAGATATAGATTTGGGAGCAGTAGGTGCCACACTCAACACACTCACAACTATTCACAAAATACACTGAGAACGAACGATGCAAAATACCAAAGTAACAAAATGAAAGATAGAGGGattcagttttttgttttctttttttgtttagcaatttatttaatatttgttatatttttgtatatatattttgtatattttacttgtgtttgttttggttaaggtgtgtgtgtttggtttCAAACTTAGTGTTAggcataaaatataatacaaattgtttACAGCTTTGTCTTGGCTAGGCTAAATGATACTCCCCTTCTTAAACAACCCGCGCCCCCCAAGATATATCCCATCAGATCACAGTTCAATATAAACCCCACATATAGCTAACCAAGTCAAAGTCAGGGAATGGGAATTGTGTAGTTGGAAAAACATCGGCTTACCGATGGAGATTCTGTTCTGTGGCTTCTTCTCGCTACCCTAGTCTTTGTCTTTGTCTTCGGAATTGACTCTATAAAATTCGTTTCAAAAGTGTATATTTGGAGTGGTTTTTGGTTGTCGTTATTAAATAAGTAATACTTGTATATAACTGGTACCtgagcccaaaaaaaaaactcaaatgCAAACAACCCTCTACTGGCACACCTACAAATCGTCCTCTGGAAAAACTACTACGATATTAGAGATACATATAGTAAATAGAGATTATGATACGGCGGCTGTGAATGACCAACTACAAATACATATAGATGTGTGTGGCTGTGCGTGGGTTCTTTGTGCTTTTGTTCCgcttggatttggatttggatctGGATCTGGATCCTCCTTAGACGGGCGTTATGTTGGCCGGGCCCGGCAcctgggaggaggaggatcctTCAAGCCTGGCCGCTGCCTCCTTGCAATTGCTTATCTGttggggctgctgctgcggctgctgcggctgctgctgtgctcCCGCCGGATTCGTCATGGCTTCACTGTACTCATCCGCCTCGTGCATGGGCGAAAGGCGTGGCGAGAGAGTGGCATTCGGGGGCGCACTGTTGAGAGTTGGAGGCATGAGGGGAATGCGAAGACGAGCATGaatgatttaatatatttttaaaaataattatataattaaaataatacaaattaataaataaattaaaataaaatgtttatgaatttgtttttaattgaaaaagtacaaaattaaaaatgctgtTAAGTGAACTATGTATAATTATGATGATTTTGTAATCCACATATGTGGACTttcaatgattttaaaatctttttctagaaatatgttcattttttttatacatttttaagatcAAGTAGCTCTGGGCCTTTATAATTTAGGAAAATTAGttatatgaaataattatcCTTGGAGTATatcattttcttatttaatctTTCTAAGCAAGCGagcctttaattttataataaagatAATACCCAATTTGGACTGCAAATTATGACTAGATTATTGAGCATAGGAAAGAAGGGATAAAGAGTTTTATGTACAGAAAAGCATGAAAAGATTCTAGCCCTTCATGAAAAGAATGATGTGTTTCATGTATGAATGCCTGAGGAAGGGGACTCTCTCTATACTCTGAACACACTTACTGGTTGCCATTGATTTGACGAACTTTAACGGTGACCGGAATGATCAGTTGATCCGAGATCCCATTGCCATCCTTGCTGATCTGCTGCCAGACTGTAGACCGATCCTGGGGAATGTTCACTGTGGGTCCATTGTTGCTCCCACTGCTGGGTTTACTTCCCGAAAGGGGAATGTGAATGGTGGTGGGACCCGACTGGTTGGCATTGTAGTTGGGCCCAGTACCAGCTCCCGGGGGATGCTGATGGTGATTGTCCTTCAATGTAAGAATTGGCACATAGTTGCATAGTTTTTGGGACCAAAATTAGCTCGGAAAGAGGGGATAGATATAGCATATCTAAAGGTCTAATGTTGCATAGGTGGAAGAGAGGCGCATAAGCAAAAAGAGCTCGCTAAATTAATGGATGTGTCTCAAAAAAGGTGTTCGATCGAGTGAATGTGTCAAAAAATATGCCAATTAAGGTGAAATTGTGTTATAATTTATGCcaattatttgttgtttaatttttttatttgtatttttttttgtttcattttttgttttgtgttttgcaattttgaatttttgccTAAGCTTTTTTTACATCAATTTTCGCTACAATTAGGTGTGTTTTTATGTCGCTGGTTAGTTACTTGAACTTTCAACCCGATGACTATAAAATAACATAACAGGTTCCATTTAATACATTTAGGTACTTGTTGTACAGTGTAAACGCTTGACTAATTATGACTTAATCTAGAAtttcatttacatttataaatatcatagatatatgtatatatatagggtAAGAGTAGTTCTTTTTAGAGTAGGTTCGGATAGGTAACACATTTTGGTTTGCACTACGTAAAAACACATAatttccatttgttttttgtttttttttgtgggttttggCATTTACAGGTGTTCTAAAAgcttaaaatcaaaaaatattttaaaaaacgttcatcaaaaatataaacaaaatgcaaaaaatagCAGCATGCCATAtaggtttaaattaaaatgggaCACAAGGGTAAAAACATTTACAAAATACTGTTAAAGACATGATAAAAAACGTATAGTATATATAACAGAGAATTATGCATATACAGGGTTATAATAGCTATATAGTTGGTAGTTGAAGAAATTTTTTCAAGACCgacaaaatgcaattaaatcaatacaaaaaaaatctatgaTTAATTGAGTTTATCGGTTTCGGAAGCACCATCGATCTCTAATCGTTGGCTGTGTGCTTTTCCTGCAAACGCAAATGAAATgggcttttcttttctttgctATTTGGTGTGTTGGTGGTTGTGTGCTTGTGGGTGGTGCTTGTCTTTATATGTGCTTGGTGTTGGGTGTTGGTGTTTCTATTTCTTGAGCAGACTACTCTGGGCCTCAAACTCCTTCTCATTTGCATTTGAGGTTGAGCAGCTGATGAGCCCAAGGCCAACGGCACTGCCTGCACCGCCAGCACCACCTTCGACCGGTGGCTTGGTCACCACCCGGCCATTACGACCTTTTCCCCAGGGGAAAATTCTCGCCAATAAGCCCACCTCAGCGTCCAGTTTGTGCAGATCATCTGCCGCCGCCCTCTTGGTCATCTCTGGCATTATGTCGTCCAGGATCTTAAGCTCGCGACGCGTAAACACCAGATCCAAGGCCTTGCGTATGCCAATCATCACCACCAACATCAGCGGAAACAGGATGGAGGTCTGCGAGAAGGACTTGATCAGCCAGAGAATAATGAGACAGGCCAGCTGAATGATGGTGAACAAGTGAACGCGCTTAATGGGGACCTGaaaggaaattaaagaaattaaaagttataatAATCAGGAACTTTAAAAGACTAAAGAAGAAGCCTTAAAGTCCCCCCCCACTCACCTGTCGCAGGAACATATAATCCGGTTGGTACTTGGCCGGCATGAACATGATCAGTATGCGATCGAAGAACTGTAGACCCTTGAGCGAGGCCACTCCCATGTACAGAAAGACACCGAACAGGACCGGCATGGGTATGTGGCCGAGCAGCGGGGTCAACAGCACAGAAACTCCGATGGTCAGGAAGATCAGGATGTGGGTTACCCGCTGCTCGCGCACACCCAGGAACTGTGGCTTCTCACCAGGGGCCGAGCACTCAGATTCAAGCTTCAGTGAGTTCACGTGATTGATGCTCAAGACGGTGGCAGCCACGAACCTTGTGAAGAGagattaattaagaaattaattaaaaaatcatttaagaTTATTTAGATCTTTTCCAATCGCAACTCACCAAGGCAGACCCATCAAGCTGCAAATGGCAATCAAAATTGAGAGAATAAACAAATCCAAATGGTAGCCGCAGCCCTTCTTCAGCTTGTTCTCCTTGCGATTCACTATAACGGCGGTGATCTGCTGGTCCATAAAGATCAGGATGGTTCCAAGCAGGGCAGGAAATACTGCAATAATGGGCGACCACCAGGGATTCTTCTCAGAGAACGGTGGAATCAGCCAGCCGCGGGTGCTCAGAGTGGGCTTCAGCTCATTGGGAACCTCCAGCTTCTGGGTGGGTACGCCCAGCGAATAGTCAAAGAAGCTCATGGCAAAGATGGCAATCAACACGGAGAAGTCGCTAATGTACTGGCGGACGATCGAGGGGAAGAACAGGGCGTTCTTGAAGTCCTTCAGCAGGGTGGAGATGATAAAGGTGCCCGTGCAAAGAACCACCGACATCAGGAAAACATTCTCGGTGGGTGGCGTTCCGCAATCTCCGCCAACCAGGGTGCCATTGTAAGACTAAATaagattaataaaaatatttaaagtatttgaaATTACAAGAATTTATAGAATATATTGTAATATCTTGTATAATTAATTTACCTCACAATAATCCCAATTATACTTGGCATAATCCACCACACTGGCATTGCTCCCAATTGGCGGTGTACATACACAGTCGTATATCCCCTGATTGACTGGAAAGTTCTTCCCAATAACAACCACATTCTCAATGGCCTTGTAGATGAAAATGAAGGCAATCAGGGTGGCAAAATTCTCCTCGGTGAAGCGGGTTATGTAGCAGACGAGGGCACTGGCATCAATCGCGGTCAGGACGATGCAAATGCCGGCGACCCACATGCCGATCCAGAACCGGAAGGTCATGTATTCCCAGCCCATCTTCAGACAGAACTCGTAGATAATTGACTCAAAGACCAGGACTGGACCGGTGGACCCGAGAATTGTCAGCGGCTGACCCGAAAAGAAGCCATAGCCCATGCCACAGACGAACCCGGAAACCAGAGACTCCATCGCGGCCATGTGCTTGCCGGTGGCCTCCGCCAGGAGACCGCCGAACGTAATGATCGGGGAGAGGCAGGCAAAGTACAGGAAGATCCAGGAGGCAACGCACTGCATGGATAAAGCGTCCTTGTAGTCACTAATGTACCAGGGTATCTTCCGCTTGACGTCATTGATGAGACCGCCAAAGAGACGGCCTGTCCTGGACAAACCGGACTCCTCCCTTAAACGcgcctcttcctcctcctcgtccaccTCCTCCTTGGGCAGCTCTGGTGGTCGCTTTCGCACTTCCTGCGAGGGAATGGCTGCCGGTGGCTCAATACGAATGGTGGGATCCCATTCGCCAGGCGGTAAAACAGTGACAGCATCCAGGAACTCATCCACTCCGGCCAAAAGGTGATCCCGCTTCCGCGCACGGTAGGCCACCTCGTGGAAGATCTCATCGGACATCAGGGTGGCCATGGCCCGGCCAATCTCATGGAAGTTGCTCTGACTGCCTGGAGGGCCCAGCAGGATGAAGATGAATCTGCAAATTAATTTGGGATTCATTTTAGGTAAATAAAATGGCCTAAAAAGAGATCTTGAGCTCACCTGGTGGGCACTGGCACCTCGGTGAGATCGCCCATGACCGCCGCCGAACTTAAGCGAATGAAGCAGGAGAGCGTTCGCTCCAGGAAGTCCACCTCGCCCACTAGGATGTTGCTGGCCTCCGCGCCCGGCGGTATCTTGCGCATAAAGTGGGTGTTGCCCTTGTGCTGCTGCTCGTTTAGCTCGGTGCCGCTTCCCGGCCTGGCCATCGACTGGTTGCTGGGGCTCTTGACCATGTCCTCTGTGATCACCGGCAGGTTTTGTGCAGGTCGTGATTTTTTAGAATTAGATTTTTTCTCTGCATTAGTCGGGAGTTTGCAGGTTTTTTTGGTTTCACGGGGTGCAGGTTTTGGTAtcgtatattatattttttaggatACGTGCGTTGATAGGTATTACAACAATAATAAGAACAACAACATGTAGTTCAACACGTTACAACgatacaacaaaaaacataCGAAAAAAGAAGTGCAAAAGAGAGATATTGGATTAAATTCGGTTTTGGCTAAAAGATGCTGCAAGAGATTGTTCAAATTCGGTTCAGATACTGAGATAATGAAgcatgcaaaatatattttaaattggaaaGAAGTTAGTTTgagaagtgtgtgtgtgtgtgtgttaggtGACAAGCGTGCAGATGTGTGTTTTAtttgggtttttaatttttccttcaGAACCAATCCCTGCTTTTCGAATTCGAATAATCATTTCAACCTTCATGCAAATTTTGCCACCTTCTTAGGCCCTTTTTTCAAACCAATTCTATTTACAAAACTCCAAACTaccaaacaaatattcaatatttatatatcagGACTATTTAAACGATCAACAGACACGCAAAATCAAACGGTAAACAATAACGAACACGGTCAGTTCTTGAGTTGATTGAATTTCGACTTTGGACTTAGGTTCTTTACCGAGCGCTCTGTTGCTGGGTTTTCCACTGGGCACCGTTAGGAAACGCCCCatgccgccggcagcggtGCTCAGGTTTGGATTTCCATTGGTTCCGGGCGGTCCAGG
It contains:
- the mEFG1 gene encoding elongation factor G, mitochondrial, whose product is MSLITRLLTGNHALRVRALETLGKAGYSSHAKFSEHKPIEKIRNIGISAHIDSGKTTLTERILFYTGRIAEMHEVRGKDNVGATMDSMELERQRGITIQSAATYTLWKDTNINIIDTPGHVDFTVEVERALRVLDGAVLVLCAVGGVQSQTLTVNRQMKRYNVPCLAFINKLDRLGSNPYRVLSQMRSKMNHNAAFIQLPIGVESNCKGIVDLVRERAIYFDGEHGMNVRLDEIPQDMRVESQERRQELIEHLSNADDTFGEFFLEEKPFTEDDMRAALRRTCIKRTFTPVLVGTALKNKGVQPLLDAVLDYLPHPGEVENLGFIEKEGQEPEKIVLNPARDGKDSFVGLAFKLEAGRFGQLTYLRCYQGVLKKGDNIFNARTNKKVRIARLVRLHSNQMEDVNEVYAGDIFALFGVDCASGDTFTTNPKDNLAMESIFVPEPVVSMAIKPNNSKDRDNFSKAIARFTKEDPTFHFFFDNDVKETLVSGMGELHLEIYAQRMEREYGCPVTLGKPKVAFRETLVGPCEFDYLHKKQSGGSGQYARIIGVMEPLPPNQNTLLEFVDETVGTNVPKQFVPGVEKGYREMAEKGMLSGHKLSGIRFRLQDGGHHIVDSSELAFMLAAHGAIKDVFQNGSWQILEPIMLVEVTAPEEFQGAVMGHLSKRHGIITGTEGTEGWFTVYAEVPLNDMFGYAGELRSSTQGKGEFTMEYSRYSPCLPDIQEQIVRQYQETQGLAQPDKKKKKN